The Niastella koreensis GR20-10 genome includes a window with the following:
- a CDS encoding T9SS type A sorting domain-containing protein: MNQGTLTDPWRTINDIPWYINYFKPGDTLFFRRNQWYTGTLSINSTGAAGAPIVIMGYGDGNAPKFQYNVASPTEQNVYDRTVIRLNQANYVVIDGIEITDDYIPWWNHAVNANCGYGVYIYGTNGNGSHNVIKNTTISQLGCGVAIDGGDYNTVTDCTILNMRMILNTPDIMWDDFGAMGIMVGSSNNSIIRNIIQDCYSNSYDYTIDGGAIEMYGAVSNNKILYNKCSENLGFMEFGSSAGQQALNNVIGYNLLINNGHVFWINTNNGYGVDVRNLQFYNNNVIETHAPRLPDVRNLIGIASTPWVSNVLTMKNNIFWINTSSNVTDPNVQPFNGPQLIHQSNLYHLLGGSMGFNADYTEKKLNPNDQVFSNNSDSDPNQWDYELNLYGAAVSIGQSIGIDKDFFNQAVPAVLGMIDAGIAQLLSNVRLNNSTLPVTFLSVKGLPGTNGNTVAWETTNEATNHFEVQKSNDGNTFNTIASVPFNAKATTNSTKYQYVDVNKAGDVQYYRIKVVEPGSDSVFSQIVSIKNGALTDATLSLTVYPNPASDYVMVKTSGNDLQNKELVLVNMSGMELRRTRITNATNQTQMNVSTLPKGVYAIKLMDDKTSKPQSILFTKK, encoded by the coding sequence ATGAATCAAGGAACATTGACCGACCCATGGAGAACTATAAATGACATACCATGGTACATTAATTACTTCAAACCCGGCGATACCCTGTTCTTTAGAAGAAATCAATGGTATACCGGTACGCTCTCCATCAACAGTACAGGCGCGGCCGGCGCACCGATCGTGATCATGGGCTATGGTGATGGCAATGCACCGAAATTCCAGTACAATGTTGCCAGTCCTACCGAACAAAACGTTTACGACAGAACCGTCATCCGGCTCAACCAGGCCAATTATGTGGTTATCGATGGTATTGAAATTACCGATGATTATATTCCATGGTGGAATCATGCGGTAAACGCCAATTGTGGATATGGCGTTTACATCTACGGCACCAACGGCAACGGTTCGCACAACGTAATTAAAAACACTACCATTTCGCAGTTGGGATGCGGGGTTGCTATCGATGGTGGCGATTACAATACTGTTACGGACTGCACCATCCTGAACATGCGGATGATCCTGAACACACCCGACATTATGTGGGACGACTTTGGCGCCATGGGTATTATGGTTGGCAGCAGCAACAATAGTATCATTCGCAATATTATCCAGGATTGTTATAGCAATAGCTACGATTATACTATAGATGGCGGCGCCATTGAAATGTATGGTGCCGTTAGCAATAACAAGATCCTGTATAATAAATGCAGCGAGAACCTGGGCTTTATGGAATTTGGCAGTTCAGCCGGCCAGCAGGCGCTCAACAATGTTATTGGCTACAACCTGTTAATCAACAACGGGCACGTATTCTGGATCAACACCAACAACGGCTATGGAGTGGATGTGCGGAACTTGCAGTTTTATAACAACAACGTTATTGAAACACACGCACCCCGTTTGCCTGATGTAAGAAACCTGATAGGCATTGCTTCAACACCGTGGGTTTCGAACGTATTAACGATGAAGAACAACATCTTCTGGATAAACACTTCCTCCAACGTCACTGATCCAAACGTTCAACCATTTAACGGACCACAACTGATCCATCAAAGCAACCTGTATCATTTGCTAGGAGGATCGATGGGTTTTAATGCAGATTACACAGAAAAGAAATTAAATCCAAACGACCAGGTGTTCTCCAATAATTCAGACAGCGATCCCAATCAATGGGATTACGAACTGAATCTTTACGGCGCAGCGGTAAGCATTGGGCAGAGCATCGGGATTGATAAAGACTTTTTCAATCAGGCCGTTCCTGCTGTTCTTGGGATGATCGATGCGGGCATTGCACAGCTGTTGTCGAATGTAAGATTAAATAATAGTACGCTGCCCGTAACCTTCCTGTCTGTTAAAGGGTTGCCAGGTACCAATGGAAATACCGTAGCATGGGAAACCACCAACGAGGCAACCAACCATTTTGAAGTACAGAAAAGCAACGATGGCAATACTTTCAACACAATAGCCAGTGTGCCATTCAATGCTAAAGCAACTACCAACAGTACCAAATACCAGTATGTAGATGTAAACAAAGCAGGTGATGTTCAGTATTACCGCATCAAAGTAGTGGAACCGGGTAGCGACAGCGTTTTCTCGCAAATCGTTTCTATAAAAAACGGTGCGTTGACCGATGCTACGCTTAGCCTGACGGTTTACCCCAATCCGGCTTCGGATTACGTGATGGTAAAAACTTCCGGTAATGATCTGCAGAATAAAGAATTGGTGCTGGTGAATATGTCGGGCATGGAGCTAAGAAGAACAAGGATCACCAATGCCACCAACCAAACTCAAATGAATGTTAGCACGCTGCCAAAGGGCGTATATGCCATAAAATTGATGGACGATAAAACCAGTAAGCCGCAAAGCATTTTATTTACGAAGAAGTAA
- a CDS encoding sulfurtransferase produces MSYSTFIQPKEAFENLQNPNFLFVDCSYSLADKSWGAEEYKKAHLPGALYADLHDDLSGEIITGKTSRHPLPQKEALVKFFSKLGIDKNVQVVAYDATAGFMAAARLWWLLRWAGHEKVAVLNGGKGAWQHAGYPLTADSSPAQPKEFIATFNDTMLASAAEVMASIKSGNNCLIDSRTADRYAGQNETIDPVAGHISTAISKPFNAKIGKTGVAEPSVYKEHFKDEYAKGNVVFYCGSGVTAAYNVLLAVYGGYPLPKLYAGSWSEWITDAARPIVTGA; encoded by the coding sequence ATGAGCTATTCAACATTTATCCAACCTAAAGAAGCGTTTGAAAACCTGCAAAATCCCAACTTCCTGTTTGTCGATTGTAGCTACTCACTGGCAGATAAAAGCTGGGGTGCGGAAGAATATAAAAAAGCACATCTTCCCGGTGCTTTATATGCAGACCTGCACGATGACCTCTCTGGTGAAATTATAACTGGCAAGACCAGCCGGCACCCATTGCCACAAAAAGAGGCGCTGGTGAAATTCTTTTCAAAACTGGGGATCGATAAAAATGTGCAGGTGGTAGCATACGATGCCACGGCCGGTTTTATGGCTGCTGCCAGGTTGTGGTGGTTGCTACGCTGGGCAGGTCATGAAAAAGTGGCTGTATTAAATGGCGGAAAAGGAGCGTGGCAGCATGCCGGTTATCCATTGACTGCCGATAGCAGTCCTGCACAACCAAAAGAATTTATTGCAACTTTTAATGATACGATGCTTGCTTCTGCAGCAGAAGTAATGGCTTCCATAAAATCAGGTAATAACTGTCTCATTGATTCCAGAACAGCCGACAGGTATGCTGGTCAAAATGAAACGATAGATCCCGTGGCTGGTCATATCTCCACTGCAATATCAAAACCATTCAATGCTAAAATTGGTAAAACAGGAGTGGCTGAGCCTTCGGTATATAAAGAGCATTTCAAAGATGAATATGCAAAAGGGAATGTAGTATTCTATTGCGGTTCTGGCGTAACAGCTGCTTACAACGTATTGCTGGCTGTATATGGAGGGTATCCTTTGCCCAAACTATACGCGGGCTCATGGAGCGAATGGATCACCGATGCGGCAAGACCCATTGTAACTGGTGCGTGA